From Echinicola soli, a single genomic window includes:
- a CDS encoding follicular epithelium yolk protein subunit, with protein sequence MGISISIIAGHDESVSSVNASGTVQHVITDEERTTFKLGSKQLKDAVKAYFGKSPNDAYLHSPTPWGDLYKTYSWPQVQMVLVVQSAEILGITSEPVIVKTQEFTNESSKKGTFNVAISDSVNNTTSSNWSTGGTLSVGQKFSYDVKFLGAGGGGETSLSYSQSWGIGGQESKSITVGSTAGVSVELDPGQSILAELSASRGVMKVRIRYNAYLIGNTAINYNPTYKGHHFWSLGIGGVMSSGGIQNSVQSTEDIEIGYYSNSKIELKDKTNGKLVRERVLADEVGV encoded by the coding sequence ATGGGAATTAGCATTAGTATTATCGCAGGACACGATGAGTCCGTTTCAAGTGTGAATGCAAGCGGTACCGTCCAACACGTCATCACCGACGAAGAGAGAACTACCTTTAAACTAGGGAGCAAACAGCTCAAGGATGCTGTCAAAGCATACTTTGGCAAATCGCCAAACGATGCCTATTTGCACAGTCCAACGCCCTGGGGCGATTTGTACAAAACCTACAGTTGGCCTCAGGTGCAGATGGTACTGGTCGTCCAAAGTGCGGAGATCTTGGGGATCACCTCGGAGCCGGTGATCGTCAAGACCCAGGAGTTTACCAATGAGAGCAGTAAAAAGGGGACATTTAACGTAGCCATTTCGGATTCGGTGAACAATACGACCAGCTCCAATTGGAGCACCGGGGGGACACTTTCGGTGGGCCAGAAGTTCAGTTACGACGTAAAATTCCTTGGCGCCGGAGGTGGAGGGGAGACTTCGCTTTCCTATAGCCAATCCTGGGGGATAGGCGGCCAAGAGTCCAAATCCATTACTGTCGGATCGACTGCTGGAGTCAGTGTCGAACTGGATCCGGGACAATCCATCCTTGCAGAACTTTCTGCCAGTAGGGGGGTGATGAAGGTGAGGATACGCTATAATGCCTACCTGATAGGCAATACTGCTATCAATTATAACCCAACCTATAAAGGGCACCACTTCTGGAGCCTTGGGATTGGTGGAGTGATGTCTTCAGGAGGAATCCAAAACTCCGTTCAATCCACTGAAGATATTGAAATCGGATATTACTCCAATTCAAAAATCGAACTGAAGGATAAAACCAATGGCAAGTTGGTGCGTGAAAGGGTGCTTGCCGATGAGGTGGGCGTTTAA
- a CDS encoding sensor histidine kinase, with product MESTEFVRYISLAIALVVVLVVAVIVSLELFRKKVIQEKMRNAELKLKHQTELLHTVIRSQEEERRRVSDVLHDDIGSKLTTIKLSLYQLSAGDKNGLLPDLLALSEKVIASTRELSHAYSPIVLEKFGLEAGIAELLDDLPQTENGLKGELEASMQEELLDQESRLVLYRITQELLNNTVKHADASEVHINIQIGPEGIDYLYRDNGKGFDGKKANAGIGMLNIQNRVAMMEGEMELLSKVGHGFTLTIKKSY from the coding sequence ATGGAAAGTACGGAATTCGTAAGGTACATATCACTAGCCATTGCGTTGGTGGTGGTCTTGGTAGTGGCCGTTATCGTTTCCTTGGAGCTTTTCAGGAAGAAAGTTATTCAAGAGAAAATGCGGAATGCTGAGCTCAAGCTGAAGCATCAGACCGAATTATTACATACAGTGATCCGGTCACAGGAGGAAGAACGCCGCAGGGTATCGGATGTGCTGCACGATGATATCGGCTCTAAATTGACCACTATCAAGCTGAGCTTATATCAGTTGTCAGCTGGGGACAAAAATGGATTGCTGCCCGATTTGCTGGCACTTTCAGAAAAGGTAATCGCCAGTACACGCGAACTCAGCCACGCCTATTCACCGATTGTCTTAGAAAAATTCGGACTGGAAGCGGGAATTGCTGAACTGCTGGATGATCTTCCCCAGACTGAAAATGGTCTCAAGGGGGAGCTAGAGGCTTCCATGCAGGAAGAATTATTGGACCAGGAGAGCAGATTGGTCCTGTACCGGATCACCCAGGAGCTCCTGAACAATACCGTCAAACATGCAGATGCCTCGGAAGTCCATATCAATATCCAAATAGGACCTGAGGGAATTGATTATTTGTATAGGGACAATGGGAAAGGCTTTGATGGAAAAAAGGCAAATGCCGGTATCGGGATGCTAAATATCCAAAACAGAGTGGCCATGATGGAAGGAGAGATGGAGCTGCTTTCCAAAGTAGGCCATGGTTTTACATTGACGATAAAAAAATCTTATTAA
- a CDS encoding response regulator transcription factor, giving the protein MEKKIRLALADDERLFRSALCHLLEHTGSYKVVFDVGNGVELIEKLAELNGEQGFPDIILMDLKMPEMNGVEATKVIAKKYPDVKVVALTTHMGKAFILNMLNLGAAGYITKDSSPEAMLEVVREVADKGFFYSNEVLQIINGDFHNRNKKNSTSEYDAGFITKREREILLLLCQQYRTQEIAEKLFLSERTVEGHRNNLLSKTNSKNVVGLIVFGLQHEIIDVSDLTDPLKD; this is encoded by the coding sequence ATGGAGAAAAAAATACGGTTAGCCTTGGCCGATGATGAACGGCTTTTTCGATCTGCACTTTGCCATTTGCTGGAGCATACAGGAAGTTATAAGGTAGTTTTTGATGTGGGAAACGGTGTTGAACTGATAGAAAAGTTGGCCGAGCTCAATGGTGAGCAGGGATTTCCCGATATCATCCTGATGGACCTAAAGATGCCCGAAATGAATGGCGTGGAAGCGACCAAGGTGATCGCCAAAAAGTACCCGGACGTCAAAGTGGTAGCACTGACCACGCACATGGGCAAAGCTTTTATCCTCAATATGCTAAACCTCGGAGCTGCCGGATATATCACCAAGGATTCCAGTCCGGAAGCCATGCTGGAAGTGGTCAGGGAAGTGGCAGACAAGGGTTTTTTCTACAGTAATGAAGTCCTGCAGATCATTAATGGAGACTTTCATAACAGGAATAAGAAGAACAGCACTTCGGAGTATGATGCGGGGTTTATTACCAAAAGGGAAAGGGAAATTTTGTTGCTTCTCTGTCAGCAGTACAGAACCCAGGAAATTGCCGAAAAGTTGTTTTTAAGTGAACGGACCGTGGAAGGACACCGCAATAACCTGCTAAGCAAGACCAATTCCAAGAATGTGGTGGGATTGATCGTGTTTGGCCTGCAGCATGAGATTATTGATGTTTCTGATTTGACGGACCCTTTGAAGGACTGA